In Lactuca sativa cultivar Salinas chromosome 5, Lsat_Salinas_v11, whole genome shotgun sequence, the DNA window GAACTGTCGTATTTCTGTCGGGGTTTTGGGGGCTTCCCATTTCTTGATTGCCTCGATCTTAGCTGGATCTACATGAATTCCTCTTTCGCCGATCACATGACCAAGAAAAtgtacttcccgaatccaaaattcgcacttagtgAACTTGGCATACAATTTCTGCTCCTTCAACAGCTCCAACACTAGCTTCAGATGTCTATTGTGATCTTCTTTGGTTTGCAAGTAAAAAAGTATGTCATTGATAAATACAATTACAAACTTGTCTAGGTATGGTCTAcagaccctattcatcaaatccatgaaaacaACGGGTGCGTTCGTTAGTCCAAAAGGCAtgactaagaactcataatgtccataatggGTTCTAAATGCTGTTTTGTGAATGTCCCCTTCGTGAATTCTTagttgatgataccctgaccgaaggtcgatctttgagaagtatgaAGCGCCCTGCAATTGATCGAATAAGTCATCTATTCGAGGGaggggatatcgattcttgattgtcaacttgttcagttctctgtaatcaatgcacattcggaaCGACCCGCCTTTCTTTTTGACGAATAACACTGGGGATCCCCAAGGTGAAGAGCTTGTTCGAATAAACCCTTTATCTAgaagttcttgaagttgtccggatagttcttgcatctcggatggtgcaaggcgatatggtgcttttgctaccaGTGCCGCTCCGGGAATTAAATCTAtccgaaattcgacctgtctGTGAGGGGGTAGACCGGGTAATTCCTCCGGAAACACTTCGGCATAGTTTTGAACCactggaatctccttgagttgcttagcttcaggttctctttctagcacgtgggccatgaatgcaatacaattcttcttcaggtacttgtgaatcttcatgcttgatacaatgtttaaacttcttcctGACTTCTCACCATCTATGATAAGGGTTTCTCCATTAGGGAGAGGTATCCTAATGACCTTCTCGTAACAACCAATGTCCGCTCTATTTTTggataaccaatccattcctactatCATATCAAAACTACCTGGCtctataggaattaggtcaatgctaaagagtttatcagctaagTTCAAAGTACAACCAGGAATTATATCATTAGCCCTAATTTCATACCCATCAGCACGTTCAATAGCATAATAATTCCTCATCTTTCTCGATTTCAAGCCAATTAATGGTCTAAATGCTATAGAAACAAAACTCCTATCTGCTCCCGCATCGAATATTACTGATGCAAAATGGTTGTTCAGGAGAAACGTACCTGTTATCACCTCAGGGTTCTAACGAGCTTCTTCTGCACCAATCATAAAGGCTACACCTCTTGGCCGTCCACCTTGATTTCCTTGGAAGTTTTGCCTGGCTTGGCCTTGTCCATTGATACCAGGCCCCTTGTTCAGTTTGGGACATGCTCTACGGAGATGATCAGTACTGCCGCACTCGTAACATGCCCCTTTTCCCTCCTTATTCAACTTACAATACTTCGAGTAATGGCCTGTTTGTTTACAGTTTTGGCACACTGGGCAAGCTCccttgtgatggaagttacacttattgCACTTCGGAAGCGGTCCTGAGTACTGCTTTCGCTCCTGCACTTCCATGACTTCCTGTTCCTGAGTTTTCACTGGTTCTTGCTCCTGGGCTCTTACCATAaagtttcttgagactttctGCTTCCTCCCTGACTTGCCTCCATACTTCTTCTCTCCCTGATCTACTGGCTTCCTCTTGCTACTAGAGTTTTCCTTTGTCGATGCTCTAATCCTTATTGCATCATTGGTTAGTCGATTTGCTAGACTTACTGCACTCTGAATAGTAGATGGGTTTGCTGAGGTAACCATTCCCCGAAATTCTGGTGCCAGACCCCAGATGTAACGATTTATCCGTTTCTCCTCAGGAGTAACCATGTGAGGTACCAGTTTTGCTAGTTAATGAAATCGGACTGTGTACT includes these proteins:
- the LOC111877697 gene encoding uncharacterized protein LOC111877697, translated to MVTPEEKRINRYIWGLAPEFRGMVTSANPSTIQSAVSLANRLTNDAIRIRASTKENSSSKRKPVDQGEKKYGGKSGRKQKVSRNFMVRAQEQEPVKTQEQEVMEVQERKQYSGPLPKCNKCNFHHKGACPVCQNCKQTGHYSKYCKLNKEGKGACYECGSTDHLRRACPKLNKGPGINGQGQARQNFQGNQGGRPRGVAFMIGAEEAR